A section of the Agrococcus sp. SGAir0287 genome encodes:
- a CDS encoding NAD-dependent epimerase/dehydratase family protein: MTGGAGFIGTELLRQTLGQYDRVVVLDSLLPQVHATAPQLPEGVELVVGDVADAAAWTEVVGALRDAGRLDVVHLAAETGTGQSLAEPSRHALANVVGTTRLTEALDAASARPDRIVLASSRAVYGEGAWSFDGELRYPGQRGVEQLSAGQWDFAGAEPVAMRADLVHPDPVSVYGATKLAQEHLLAAWCVAHDVPLTVLRLQNVYGVGQSLTNSYTGILPLFCRMAREGRAIPLYEDGLVRRDFVHVSDVVAAMRAALATSTPGVQTLDVGSGEYATVEHVACVIAEAYGSPTPVVSGDFRHGDVRHAWADTSRTESVLAWTPTVPLDAGLRELVSWVDEVLGAQASAR; encoded by the coding sequence GTGACGGGCGGTGCCGGATTCATCGGCACCGAGCTCCTGCGACAGACGCTCGGGCAGTACGACCGCGTCGTCGTGCTCGACTCGCTGCTGCCGCAGGTGCACGCGACGGCACCGCAGCTGCCCGAGGGCGTCGAGCTCGTGGTCGGCGACGTCGCGGACGCGGCGGCGTGGACCGAGGTCGTCGGGGCGCTGCGCGACGCGGGACGCCTCGACGTCGTGCACCTCGCGGCCGAGACCGGCACCGGGCAGTCCCTCGCCGAGCCGTCGCGTCACGCGCTCGCCAACGTCGTCGGCACCACGCGGCTCACGGAGGCCCTCGATGCGGCCTCCGCTCGACCGGACCGCATCGTGCTCGCCTCGTCGCGCGCCGTGTACGGCGAGGGCGCCTGGTCCTTCGACGGCGAGCTGCGCTACCCGGGCCAGCGCGGCGTCGAGCAGCTGTCGGCCGGCCAGTGGGACTTCGCGGGCGCCGAGCCCGTCGCCATGCGCGCCGACCTCGTGCATCCCGATCCCGTGAGCGTCTACGGCGCCACGAAGCTCGCGCAGGAGCACCTGCTCGCCGCCTGGTGCGTCGCCCACGACGTGCCGCTCACGGTGCTGCGCCTGCAGAACGTCTACGGCGTCGGCCAATCGCTCACGAACTCGTACACGGGCATCCTCCCGCTCTTCTGCCGCATGGCCCGCGAGGGTCGGGCGATCCCGCTCTACGAGGACGGCCTGGTGCGCCGCGACTTCGTGCACGTCTCCGACGTGGTGGCCGCGATGCGCGCCGCGCTCGCGACCTCGACGCCCGGCGTGCAGACGCTCGACGTCGGCTCCGGCGAGTACGCGACGGTCGAGCACGTCGCCTGCGTCATCGCCGAGGCGTACGGCTCGCCGACGCCCGTCGTGTCCGGCGACTTCCGGCACGGCGACGTGCGGCACGCGTGGGCCGACACGTCCCGCACCGAGTCGGTGCTCGCCTGGACGCCGACCGTGCCGCTCGACGCCGGCCTGCGCGAGCTCGTCTCGTGGGTCGACGAGGTGCTCGGAGCGCAGGCGTCCGCACGCTGA
- a CDS encoding MerR family transcriptional regulator produces the protein MEEWSIQQLARLAGVTSRTLRHYGDVGLLEPSRVGANGYRYYDARALARLQRILLLRQLGVGIAAIRESLAGADDEEALGHHLRWLREERDRIDRQIRAVEHTVTATREDGVMDADAAFDGFDQRRYEAEVTERWGVEAWRSGQAWWRGLGEEGRAAFQQEHVDLVAGYADARAAGLPVDGAEVQALVARHWRWIAASWQREPEVEAFVGLADLYVADERFAAAYGGPEAAEYAADAMRAFAAGRA, from the coding sequence ATGGAGGAGTGGTCGATCCAGCAGCTGGCACGCCTCGCCGGCGTGACCTCGCGCACCCTGCGCCACTACGGCGACGTCGGGCTGCTCGAGCCCAGCCGCGTCGGTGCCAATGGCTACCGGTACTACGACGCCCGTGCGCTCGCGCGGCTGCAGCGCATCCTGCTGCTGCGGCAGCTGGGCGTCGGCATCGCCGCGATCCGCGAGTCGCTCGCCGGCGCCGACGACGAGGAGGCGCTCGGCCACCACCTGCGATGGCTGCGCGAGGAGCGCGATCGCATCGATCGGCAGATCCGTGCCGTGGAGCACACGGTCACGGCGACGAGGGAGGACGGCGTCATGGACGCGGATGCGGCATTCGACGGATTCGACCAGCGGCGGTACGAGGCGGAGGTCACCGAGCGCTGGGGCGTCGAGGCGTGGCGCTCCGGGCAGGCGTGGTGGCGCGGGCTCGGCGAGGAGGGCAGGGCCGCCTTCCAGCAGGAGCACGTCGACCTCGTCGCTGGCTACGCCGACGCGCGCGCGGCGGGCCTGCCGGTCGACGGGGCCGAGGTGCAGGCCCTCGTGGCACGGCACTGGCGGTGGATCGCCGCGAGCTGGCAGCGGGAGCCGGAGGTCGAGGCGTTCGTCGGCCTCGCCGACCTGTACGTCGCCGACGAGCGCTTCGCCGCCGCGTACGGCGGGCCCGAGGCTGCCGAGTACGCGGCGGATGCGATGCGGGCGTTCGCGGCGGGGCGCGCGTAG
- a CDS encoding ABC transporter ATP-binding protein, which yields MAALELGDRLAGLSLGRSTPAAVRVAGLARAFGDRPVLDGVDLDVAPGEIVAILGASGSGKSTLLRIVGGLDAPTAGAVTIDDHVVRGIDDRVAIGFQEPRLLPWRTVADNVAYGLPASIAKDAGRARVAALLELVGLADFAAHRPRAISGGMAQRTSLARALARDPGVLLLDEPFGALDALTRMRMQDLLLGVLGAAPTTVLLVTHDVEEALQLADRVVLLGTDPDRAGARIQQIVTVPGDRPRDRGSAELAELRADLLAGLGIDRHAH from the coding sequence GTGGCAGCACTCGAGCTCGGCGACCGCCTCGCTGGGCTGTCGCTCGGACGCTCCACGCCGGCCGCGGTGCGCGTGGCCGGTCTCGCTCGCGCCTTCGGCGACCGGCCCGTCCTCGACGGCGTCGACCTCGACGTCGCCCCCGGCGAGATCGTCGCGATCCTCGGCGCCTCGGGCTCGGGCAAGTCGACGCTCCTGCGCATCGTCGGCGGCCTCGACGCGCCGACGGCCGGCGCCGTCACGATCGACGACCACGTCGTGCGCGGCATCGACGACCGCGTCGCGATCGGCTTCCAGGAGCCCAGGCTGCTGCCGTGGCGCACCGTCGCCGACAACGTCGCCTACGGCCTCCCCGCCTCGATCGCGAAGGACGCCGGCCGTGCGCGGGTCGCGGCGCTGCTCGAGCTCGTCGGGCTCGCGGACTTCGCCGCCCATCGGCCGCGCGCGATCTCCGGCGGGATGGCGCAGCGCACCTCCCTCGCCCGCGCCCTCGCGCGCGACCCCGGCGTCCTGCTGCTCGACGAGCCGTTCGGTGCGCTCGACGCCCTCACCCGCATGCGCATGCAGGACCTCCTGCTCGGCGTGCTGGGCGCCGCGCCGACGACGGTCCTGCTCGTGACGCACGACGTGGAGGAGGCGCTCCAGCTCGCCGATCGCGTCGTGCTGCTCGGCACCGACCCCGATCGCGCCGGCGCCCGCATCCAGCAGATCGTCACGGTGCCGGGCGACCGACCGCGCGACCGCGGCTCCGCCGAGCTCGCCGAGCTGCGCGCCGACCTGCTCGCGGGCCTCGGCATCGACCGCCACGCCCACTGA
- a CDS encoding aliphatic sulfonate ABC transporter substrate-binding protein, producing MARTTTSRLAALAAGATAALVALTGCVAGEDAPAESGAADGGTTTVAIDWATYNPLSIVIRDQGWLEDAGYDVEWVQSLGSSAANEALRSGAIDFGSTAGSAALLARANGAPQQIVTVVAQPEWASIVTPAGSDITSVEQLQGRTVAAALGTDPYFFLVQSLEQAGLSIDDVTVENLAHADGWAALQGGSVDAWAGLDPITATAEAAGATILATDLSLNSYSVLNASQEVIERDPELVQTVVDLYEQAREWALANPDEMAQLLADAAAIDLSVAQVVIDEREGLDVSGVPGDALLDVLRPIGAIQVEIGDVASQDAIDAALDTLLAPQFAQTAVDAG from the coding sequence ATGGCACGCACGACCACCTCCCGCCTCGCCGCCCTCGCGGCAGGCGCAACCGCCGCGCTCGTCGCCCTCACCGGATGCGTCGCCGGCGAGGACGCTCCCGCCGAGTCCGGCGCCGCCGACGGCGGCACGACGACCGTCGCCATCGACTGGGCGACGTACAACCCGCTCTCGATCGTCATCCGCGACCAAGGATGGCTCGAGGACGCGGGCTACGACGTCGAGTGGGTGCAGTCGCTCGGGTCGTCGGCCGCCAACGAGGCCTTGCGCTCGGGCGCGATCGACTTCGGCTCGACGGCGGGCTCGGCCGCGCTGCTCGCGCGCGCCAACGGCGCCCCGCAGCAGATCGTCACCGTCGTCGCGCAGCCCGAGTGGGCCTCGATCGTGACGCCGGCCGGATCCGACATCACGTCGGTCGAGCAGCTGCAGGGACGCACCGTTGCCGCAGCGCTCGGCACCGACCCGTACTTCTTCCTCGTGCAGTCGCTCGAGCAGGCGGGGCTGTCGATCGACGACGTCACCGTCGAGAACCTCGCGCACGCCGACGGCTGGGCGGCCCTGCAGGGCGGCTCGGTGGACGCGTGGGCGGGGCTCGACCCCATCACGGCGACCGCCGAGGCCGCCGGCGCGACGATCCTCGCCACCGACCTGTCGCTGAACTCGTACTCGGTGCTGAACGCGTCTCAGGAGGTCATCGAGCGCGACCCCGAGCTCGTGCAGACCGTGGTCGACCTCTACGAGCAGGCGCGCGAGTGGGCGCTCGCGAACCCCGACGAGATGGCGCAGCTGCTCGCCGACGCCGCCGCGATCGACCTCTCGGTCGCGCAGGTCGTCATCGACGAGCGCGAGGGTCTCGACGTGTCGGGCGTGCCCGGCGACGCGCTGCTCGACGTGCTGCGCCCCATCGGCGCGATCCAGGTGGAGATCGGCGACGTCGCCTCGCAGGACGCGATCGACGCGGCGCTCGACACCCTGCTCGCCCCGCAGTTCGCGCAGACGGCGGTCGACGCCGGATGA
- a CDS encoding ABC transporter permease, with the protein MTEPALLAATPASVIGAGSDGDRARERRRPRRGALANPAVRVTLGALIPLVLLVVWWALTIPGAAIVPPYRFASPLAVLEAGVDLAERGELGRFAAISLQRVLVGFAAGAALGLVAGGLVGLSRLFESLLGPVLGVVRAVPSLAWVPLLIVWFQIGEQSKVILVAIGAFFPVFTTVSLALHHVDRNLVEVARAFGRRTLGTFVTVQLPSVLPAVFTGLRLALVQAWLFLVAAELLGASMGLGFLLSRGQANGRVDHILLAIILLAVAGKLTDSVLALVQRWAARRWS; encoded by the coding sequence ATGACCGAGCCGGCGCTCCTCGCGGCGACTCCCGCCTCCGTGATCGGGGCGGGGTCGGACGGCGACCGCGCTCGCGAGCGGCGGCGTCCGCGTCGCGGTGCGCTCGCGAACCCCGCCGTGCGCGTGACGCTCGGCGCGCTGATCCCGCTCGTGCTCCTCGTCGTCTGGTGGGCGCTCACGATCCCCGGCGCCGCGATCGTCCCGCCGTACCGCTTCGCGAGCCCGCTCGCGGTGCTCGAGGCGGGCGTCGACCTCGCCGAGCGCGGCGAGCTGGGCCGCTTCGCCGCCATCTCGCTGCAGCGGGTGCTCGTCGGCTTCGCCGCGGGCGCTGCGCTCGGCCTCGTCGCAGGCGGTCTCGTCGGGCTCTCGCGACTCTTCGAGTCGCTCCTCGGACCCGTCCTGGGCGTCGTGCGCGCCGTGCCGAGCCTCGCGTGGGTGCCGCTGCTCATCGTGTGGTTCCAGATCGGCGAGCAGTCGAAGGTCATCCTCGTCGCCATCGGCGCGTTCTTCCCCGTCTTCACGACCGTCTCGCTCGCACTCCATCACGTCGACCGGAACCTCGTCGAGGTCGCGCGCGCGTTCGGCAGGCGCACCCTCGGCACCTTCGTCACGGTGCAGCTGCCGTCGGTGCTGCCCGCGGTCTTCACGGGGCTCAGGCTCGCCCTCGTGCAGGCGTGGCTGTTCCTCGTCGCCGCCGAGCTGCTCGGGGCGTCGATGGGCCTCGGCTTCCTGCTCTCGCGCGGCCAGGCGAACGGCCGCGTCGACCACATCCTGCTCGCGATCATCCTGCTCGCCGTCGCCGGCAAGCTCACCGACTCCGTCCTCGCACTCGTGCAGCGCTGGGCTGCGAGGCGCTGGTCGTGA
- the acs gene encoding acetate--CoA ligase, giving the protein MVVSALDALRLETRSFPPPADVAATANVGPEVWDAAAADPDAFWAAAAERLDWATPWETVRTWRPAEPTGATNPDGTPALTVPAATWFAGGTLNAAVQCVDRHVDAGHGDRVATHFEGEPGDRRTVTYAELQREVARAANALEALGVGSGDRVVVVLPPLVETLVVTLAIARIGAVHSLVFGGFSAEAVRFRLEDLGAKVLVTSDGQHRRGEAVLVKDRMDRAAAGVASLEHVLVVRRTGDATPEVPWTPGRDVWWHEALDAASDEHEARAFDAEHPLFVIYTSGTTGRPKGLVHTTGGYLTQASWTHWAAFDHKPDDVHWCTADLAWVTAHTYAIYGPLSNGATQVLYEGVPDAGHKGRHLEIIERYGVTTYYTAPTLVRSLMTWFPDGFASGPHAGEWDLSTIRLLGSVGEAINPEAWMWFREHVGAGTAPIVDTWWQSETGAAILAPLPGASTLKPGSATRPLPGVSARIVDELGQTVPYGSGGYLVVDRPGPGLARTVWGDPERYRDAYWSRFWQQGAFFSGDGAAWDADGDIWVLGRVDDVINVSGHRLSTIEVESALVAHPAVGEAAVVGVQDALTGHAICAFVTPARGHEPGVGGRDGHVDALATALREHVAEAIGPVAKPRHVVVVPDLPRTRSGKIMRRLLVDVFDGRALGDTTSLTDETVPERIRAVVHGSSRPS; this is encoded by the coding sequence CTGGTCGTGAGCGCGCTCGACGCTCTGCGGCTCGAGACGCGATCCTTCCCGCCGCCGGCGGACGTCGCAGCGACGGCCAACGTCGGGCCCGAGGTCTGGGATGCGGCGGCAGCCGACCCGGACGCGTTCTGGGCCGCGGCAGCCGAGCGGCTCGACTGGGCGACGCCGTGGGAGACGGTCCGCACCTGGCGCCCCGCCGAGCCGACCGGTGCGACGAACCCCGACGGCACGCCTGCGCTGACGGTGCCCGCCGCGACGTGGTTCGCCGGCGGCACGCTGAACGCGGCCGTGCAGTGCGTCGACCGGCACGTGGACGCCGGGCACGGCGACCGCGTCGCCACGCACTTCGAGGGCGAGCCCGGCGACCGCCGTACCGTGACCTACGCCGAGCTGCAGCGCGAGGTCGCCCGAGCGGCGAACGCGCTCGAGGCGCTCGGCGTGGGCTCGGGCGACCGCGTCGTGGTCGTGCTGCCGCCGCTCGTCGAGACCCTCGTCGTCACGCTCGCGATCGCGCGCATCGGCGCCGTGCACTCCCTCGTCTTCGGCGGCTTCAGCGCGGAGGCGGTGCGCTTCCGGCTCGAGGACCTCGGTGCGAAGGTGCTCGTGACGAGCGACGGGCAGCATCGACGCGGCGAGGCCGTGCTCGTGAAGGACCGCATGGACCGCGCGGCTGCGGGCGTCGCATCCCTCGAGCACGTCCTCGTCGTGCGCCGCACGGGCGACGCGACGCCCGAGGTGCCGTGGACGCCCGGGCGCGACGTGTGGTGGCACGAGGCGCTCGACGCGGCATCCGACGAGCACGAGGCGCGCGCGTTCGACGCGGAGCATCCGCTCTTCGTCATCTACACCTCGGGCACGACCGGCCGGCCCAAGGGGCTCGTGCACACGACGGGCGGCTACCTGACGCAGGCGTCGTGGACGCACTGGGCGGCCTTCGACCACAAGCCGGACGACGTGCACTGGTGCACCGCCGACCTCGCCTGGGTCACGGCGCACACGTACGCGATCTACGGCCCGCTCTCGAACGGCGCGACGCAGGTGCTCTACGAGGGCGTGCCCGATGCCGGTCACAAGGGCAGGCACCTCGAGATCATCGAGCGCTACGGCGTCACGACGTACTACACCGCGCCGACGCTGGTGCGCTCGCTCATGACGTGGTTCCCCGACGGGTTCGCGTCGGGGCCGCACGCCGGGGAGTGGGATCTCTCGACCATCCGCCTCCTGGGCTCGGTGGGCGAGGCGATCAACCCCGAGGCGTGGATGTGGTTCCGCGAGCACGTCGGCGCAGGCACGGCGCCCATCGTCGACACGTGGTGGCAGTCGGAGACCGGCGCCGCGATCCTCGCTCCGCTGCCGGGCGCGTCGACGCTGAAGCCCGGCTCGGCGACGCGGCCGCTGCCCGGCGTCTCGGCGCGCATCGTCGACGAGCTCGGGCAGACGGTGCCGTACGGCTCCGGCGGCTACCTCGTGGTCGACCGGCCCGGACCGGGGCTCGCCCGCACCGTGTGGGGCGATCCCGAGCGGTACCGCGACGCCTACTGGTCGCGGTTCTGGCAGCAGGGCGCGTTCTTCTCGGGCGACGGCGCCGCCTGGGACGCCGACGGCGACATCTGGGTGCTCGGACGCGTCGACGACGTCATCAACGTCTCGGGCCACCGCCTCTCGACCATCGAGGTCGAGTCGGCGCTCGTCGCGCACCCCGCCGTCGGGGAGGCCGCGGTCGTCGGCGTGCAGGACGCGCTGACCGGACATGCCATCTGCGCGTTCGTCACCCCCGCACGCGGCCACGAGCCCGGCGTCGGCGGGCGCGACGGGCACGTCGACGCCCTCGCGACCGCGCTGCGCGAGCACGTCGCCGAGGCGATCGGTCCCGTCGCGAAGCCGCGGCACGTCGTCGTCGTGCCCGACCTGCCCCGCACGCGCTCGGGCAAGATCATGCGCCGGCTGCTCGTCGACGTCTTCGACGGCAGGGCGCTCGGCGACACGACCTCCCTCACCGACGAGACGGTGCCCGAGCGCATCCGGGCCGTCGTCCACGGCTCCTCACGTCCCTCCTGA
- a CDS encoding efflux RND transporter permease subunit: MHLLSVASLANRALVALVTICVAIFGGVALTSLRTELVPDVTLPQVVVSSQYPGVSAEIVDGDVTGPIEDALQVVPGLESTTGTSTTGSSTVVASFTYGTNLATTEQRVQQAVNRIAQTLPEGVTPTVLTGSIADLPIMQIAVPRGEDEAALVDRIEQVVIPAIERVEGVRGAELAGAEGQRVTIAPDDAALAAAGLTRQAIGDAIDGNGVLLPGGTVDEGDETLSVQIGGALTSVDEIAALPVAPGLTIADVASVALEADPPSSVSIVNGEQSISISVTKLQSANTVEVSNLVQDLLPRLSEDLGGVDLTVVFDQAPFIEQSIDALATEGALGLAFAVLVILVFLLSVRATLVTAISIPTSVLITFIGLWAADYTMNILTLGALTIAIGRVVDDSIVVIENIKRHLAFAPTRIRAILDGVREVAGAITASTVTTVIVFLPLAFVTDVTGELFRPFSLTVTIALLASLLVALTIVPVLAYWVLRAPAGSPAALARAGADDDATRDAPAEPPTTAEPAPRRSLLQRVLHPHASSTAAPEPAPAAEPPAAVPADDEEAPGRLRLGFRPILGWVLRHPVVVLVGAVAVLGGSIALTPLMAVNFLGDTGQTTVRATQTLEPGASLESRLDAATATSAALEELDGVAIVQATVSQGAGALAGFGFGGGGSSEVSYSITAADDADMPALVERMRDVLADQPGETTVAEAGGGFGGSDVTVDVSAPTEDELVAATEAVRDAVADLDGVAATTDSLEAAQPIVQVTIDRQAAADAGLTEAAVAGLVAQAVQPVPVGDIQLDGSVVSIYLAPSQDVTTIDALRQVAIPTAAGIRTLDDLGDVEETLGPVSIATLDGERTATVTVTPATEDVAGVGAAVQDAIDGADLADGATATVGGAAADIEDAFTQLGIAALIAVLLVYVVMVATFKSLLQPLLLLVSVPFAATGAILMQVITGVPLGVASMVGVLMLVGIVVTNAIVLVDLVNQYRDRGLGVREALAHGAERRMRPVLMTAAATVFALVPMALGITGHGGFISQPLAIVVIGGLISSTLLTLVVLPALYLLVEGSIERRRVRRGRGTRAQVRSELRASS, encoded by the coding sequence GTGCATCTGCTCTCGGTCGCCAGCCTCGCCAACCGCGCGCTCGTCGCCCTCGTCACGATCTGCGTCGCGATCTTCGGCGGCGTCGCGCTGACGAGCCTGCGCACCGAGCTCGTGCCCGACGTCACGCTGCCGCAGGTCGTCGTCTCGTCGCAGTACCCGGGCGTGAGCGCCGAGATCGTCGACGGCGACGTCACGGGCCCCATCGAGGATGCGCTGCAGGTCGTGCCCGGCCTCGAGTCGACGACCGGCACGTCGACGACGGGATCCTCGACCGTCGTCGCCTCGTTCACGTACGGCACCAACCTCGCGACGACCGAGCAGCGCGTGCAGCAGGCGGTGAACCGCATCGCGCAGACGCTGCCGGAGGGCGTGACGCCCACGGTGCTGACCGGTTCGATCGCGGACCTGCCGATCATGCAGATCGCCGTGCCGCGCGGCGAGGACGAGGCGGCGCTCGTCGATCGGATCGAGCAGGTCGTCATCCCGGCCATCGAGCGCGTCGAGGGCGTGCGCGGCGCCGAGCTCGCCGGCGCCGAGGGGCAGCGCGTCACGATCGCGCCCGACGACGCGGCCCTCGCCGCAGCGGGGCTCACGCGGCAGGCGATCGGCGACGCCATCGACGGCAACGGCGTGCTGCTGCCCGGCGGCACGGTCGACGAGGGCGACGAGACGCTGAGCGTGCAGATCGGCGGCGCGCTGACGTCGGTCGACGAGATCGCGGCGCTGCCCGTGGCGCCCGGCCTCACGATCGCCGACGTCGCATCCGTCGCGCTCGAGGCCGACCCGCCGTCGTCGGTGTCGATCGTGAACGGCGAGCAGTCGATCTCCATCTCGGTGACGAAGCTGCAGTCGGCGAACACCGTCGAGGTGTCGAACCTCGTGCAGGACCTGCTGCCCCGGCTCTCGGAGGACCTCGGCGGCGTCGACCTCACCGTCGTGTTCGACCAGGCGCCCTTCATCGAGCAGTCGATCGACGCGCTCGCGACCGAGGGCGCGCTCGGCCTCGCGTTCGCCGTGCTCGTGATCCTCGTGTTCCTGCTGTCGGTGCGAGCGACGCTCGTCACGGCCATCTCGATCCCGACGAGCGTGCTCATCACGTTCATCGGGCTGTGGGCGGCCGACTACACGATGAACATCCTCACCCTCGGCGCCCTCACGATCGCCATCGGCCGCGTCGTCGACGACTCGATCGTCGTGATCGAGAACATCAAGCGCCATCTCGCGTTCGCCCCGACCCGCATCCGCGCGATCCTCGACGGCGTGCGCGAGGTCGCGGGCGCCATCACGGCGTCGACGGTGACGACGGTCATCGTCTTCCTGCCGCTCGCGTTCGTCACCGACGTCACGGGCGAGCTGTTCCGGCCCTTCTCGCTCACCGTCACGATCGCGCTGCTCGCGTCCTTGCTCGTCGCGCTCACGATCGTCCCGGTGCTGGCGTACTGGGTGCTGCGCGCACCGGCCGGCTCGCCCGCCGCGCTCGCGCGGGCCGGCGCGGACGACGACGCGACGAGGGACGCCCCGGCCGAGCCGCCGACGACCGCCGAGCCCGCGCCGCGCCGCTCGCTGCTCCAGCGAGTCCTGCACCCGCACGCCTCGTCGACCGCGGCGCCCGAGCCGGCGCCCGCTGCCGAGCCGCCCGCCGCCGTGCCCGCCGACGACGAGGAGGCGCCCGGCCGCCTGCGCCTCGGGTTCCGTCCCATCCTCGGCTGGGTGCTGCGGCATCCCGTCGTCGTGCTCGTCGGTGCCGTCGCGGTGCTCGGCGGCAGCATCGCGCTCACGCCGCTCATGGCCGTGAACTTCCTCGGCGACACCGGGCAGACGACGGTCCGCGCTACGCAGACGCTCGAGCCCGGTGCCTCGCTCGAGTCCCGGCTCGACGCCGCCACCGCGACGAGCGCCGCGCTCGAGGAGCTCGACGGCGTCGCGATCGTGCAGGCGACGGTGTCGCAGGGCGCCGGCGCCCTCGCGGGTTTCGGCTTCGGCGGCGGCGGGTCGAGCGAGGTGTCGTACTCGATCACCGCCGCCGACGACGCCGACATGCCCGCGCTCGTCGAGCGCATGCGCGACGTGCTCGCCGACCAGCCCGGCGAGACGACCGTGGCCGAGGCCGGAGGCGGCTTCGGCGGCAGCGACGTGACCGTCGACGTCTCGGCACCGACGGAGGACGAGCTCGTCGCCGCCACCGAGGCGGTGCGCGACGCGGTCGCCGACCTCGACGGCGTCGCGGCGACGACGGACAGCCTCGAGGCAGCGCAGCCCATCGTGCAGGTCACGATCGACCGGCAGGCGGCGGCGGACGCCGGGCTCACCGAGGCCGCGGTCGCCGGCCTCGTGGCGCAGGCCGTGCAGCCCGTGCCCGTCGGCGACATCCAGCTCGACGGATCGGTCGTGAGCATCTACCTCGCGCCGTCGCAGGACGTCACGACGATCGACGCGCTGCGGCAGGTGGCCATCCCGACCGCCGCCGGCATCCGCACGCTCGACGACCTCGGCGACGTCGAGGAGACGCTCGGCCCCGTGAGCATCGCGACGCTCGACGGCGAGCGGACGGCGACCGTCACGGTCACGCCCGCGACCGAGGACGTCGCCGGCGTCGGTGCCGCGGTGCAGGACGCGATCGACGGCGCGGACCTCGCCGACGGCGCCACGGCGACCGTCGGCGGTGCGGCCGCCGACATCGAGGACGCGTTCACGCAGCTCGGCATCGCCGCGCTCATCGCCGTGCTGCTGGTGTACGTCGTCATGGTCGCGACGTTCAAGAGCCTGCTGCAGCCGCTGCTGCTGCTCGTGTCGGTGCCGTTCGCGGCGACCGGCGCCATCCTCATGCAGGTGATCACGGGCGTGCCGCTCGGCGTCGCATCCATGGTCGGCGTCCTCATGCTCGTCGGCATCGTCGTGACGAACGCGATCGTGCTCGTCGACCTCGTGAACCAGTACCGCGATCGGGGCCTCGGCGTGCGGGAGGCGCTCGCGCACGGCGCGGAGCGCAGGATGCGGCCCGTGCTCATGACCGCGGCGGCGACCGTGTTCGCGCTCGTGCCGATGGCGCTCGGCATCACGGGCCACGGCGGCTTCATCTCGCAGCCGCTCGCGATCGTGGTCATCGGCGGGCTCATCTCGTCGACGCTGCTGACGCTCGTCGTACTGCCGGCGCTGTACCTCCTCGTCGAGGGGTCGATCGAGCGTCGCCGCGTGCGCCGCGGTCGCGGCACGCGCGCCCAGGTCCGCTCGGAGCTGCGCGCGTCCTCGTAG